TCGTTCGGAAGCTCAACCGCCGAACAACGTCGCGGCATTCTCCACCGCCGCGAGTGCGCGCCCGTGATCCAACACGTCGTGCACGGACGCGCCCTGCCATCGCCTCAGCCGGTAGAGCGTGGCGAATGGGAATTCCGGCGCCGCACCGCCCTGGCCGCCGACCACTTCCGCGCCGCGCCGCACGTTGTCCATCATCCACGCGGGAACCGACAGGTGATAGGGATTGCGGCGCACTTCGCCGACGTGAAACGTCAGCGCCGTGATCAGGTCGCCGAGGTCGCGCGGACTGATCTCGACCAGCAGGTTCGGCGCGGCCATCTGCCCCCAGAATTCGGTCTCGACCAGGCTCGTGCTGAACTCCGGCCCAAGCGTCCGCAACGCATCCATCACGAGGTGATGCGTGCCGATGTGCGTGCTGTTCCAGTCGTGCTCGTGCGGGAAGAGGATCACCCGCGGCCGGTGCTCGATCAGCAGGTCGGCGATGATTTCGACGCACTGCGCCCAGTGCGCGGGTTCCGAGGTTCGCGAACTCACGTTCACCCTTTCAAGACCCGACGGCAGGGTTTGCAGCAGGCCGAAGCCGATGCACTCGCAGCATCGCTTGAGTTCGGCGAGCCGCTCGGCCTGCCGCTCGCGGCTGCTTCCGAGCGTGACGGCGACGTTAAGGACCTTCCAGCCCGCCTCGCGAAGCAACCGGAGCGCGAGTCCGCCGATGATCACCTCGTCATCGGGATGCGGTGAGAAGATGAGTGCGCGCGGCGCGTCGGCCCGAATCTCGGGCCGCGGGCAGGGAGGAAATCCGCCGACCGGCCAGGCGCGGGCTTCGCGCGCGAGGCGCGCGTATTCGGAAACGAGCGTGGCGTAGGGATTCATGGTCGTGCGCGCAGTGTGCGGAAGGGCTCCGGAATTGCAACTTTCGCGCCGCCGGCTCCTCTGTTAGCTTCCGTGGCAACACAACCCACCGGCGCAGCGCCGGCAACCCATCCCATCCCATGCCACAAGCCGTCATGGATCCCGAGGCCGTCCGCCGGTTCGCGGAGGAACTCAAACGCTTCAACATCGACCTTCAAAACCGCATGGCCTCGCTGCACGCGCGCTTCGCCTCGCTCGGCGACACGTGGGGCGACCAGGAACACGAGAAGTTCTCGCAGGAGTTCGAGCAGACGATCCGCGCGCTCAAGAAGTTCGTCGAGGTTTCCGGCCAGCACACACCCTACCTGCTCCGCAAGGCCCAGCGCATCGAGGATTACCTCGCCCAACGATGAGTTCACCACGGCAGGCGAAGGTCCTTTCGATCGACGCGCTCGACCTGTTCCGGTCGCGCGTGATTGTCTTCGCCGAGAAGGGCCGCATCGCCACGTCCGACGCGCTCGACGACTACGCCCGCACGCGGCAGTGGCTCGAGACGGACCGGCTTCCCCACTGGGAGGGCCAGATCCGGCGTCGCGCGCGCGACCTCGAGGAAGCCCAGCAGGCCCTCTTCTCGGCGCGGCTCAGCAACATGCAGGACGCGACCGCCGCGCACCTGCAAGCCGTCACACGGGCCAAACGCGCGCTCGACGAAGCCGTCGCAAAAGTCGCCAGCGTGAAGAAATGGATCGCACGCTTCGAGACCGACGCCGGGCCGCTCGCCAAGCAGGTGGACAAGCTCCGCTCCTTCTTCACGCACGATTTGCGCGAAGCCGCGTCTTCGCTTGCGCTCTCGGTCGGCACGCTCGAATCGTATCTTGAACGATTTCCATCCACTCCGAAACCCGCGAAGCCGCAGGACGATTCCGCGCCGGCGACTTCGTCCTCTCCGCCGGCCGCCGCGGCTGTCGAGCGCACTGAGCCCACGGGAGGCCCGCAATGAACCCCGCGGCAACACGCGCGCAGTTGTCCGCGCTCATGCGGGACATGACGAGCCATTGGGGCGAGATCAGGGCCGAATGGCGCGACGCGCGGGGCGAGGAATTCGAATTGCGCTACGTCCAGCCGTTGCAAACGCACATGACCTCCGCGCTCACCGCCCTCGAAAAGCTCGAGGGCATCATGGCCAAAGTCAGGAGAGACTGTGAGTAACGCGGTCGGCGTGAACGAGGCGTTGGAGCGGCTCGGCCAGTTGCGCCAGGCCGTGCGCGATGCCGCCGCGCGACGCGACACCCTCGAGCGCGAGCATCAGGCCCGCGTGCATCGCGAGCAATACGACACCGCTGCGGTCCTTCGCGACCTGGATGCCGCCCACGCGGCGCGGGTCGCCGAAATCGAATCCACCGCGCGTCTGCAAAGCGCGGCGATCGAGACACGCGCCTGTGCGCGGCAGACGCGCATCCATCGGGCTCGCACCCAGGCGCTGAACCAGGCGCTCGCCGTGATTGCCGCGGATGAAGGCGCGCGAAAGTTCCGAATCCAACAGCGTCTCCTGCAAGCCAGCCGCACGCATGACGCCGTCCTGCCCGGCGTCAAGCTGGACAACGAGGAATTCAACAAGTCGCTCGCGAGCGCCGGCGTTGAACTCGACCAGCTCGCTGCACGCGCGGAGGCGTCGTTCCGTCCGTTCGGCAGGGTGTTCGCCGGGACGGATGCGGAGTCACCAACTCCCCCAACCGCGCCGGATGACGAGCGGTTGCTGCTCGACCAGACGCACGAGGAAAGGTCGGAAGCGGCGTCGGACCTGGAGTCGTTCCGGGCAAAACCGCTGCCCGCGCTGTTCCGCCTGCTGCCGGTGCCGGTGCTGGCGACGCTGATCGTCGTCGGGCACGGCGCGTTCGCGGCGTATCTCCACTTCAAGCTGGCGCGTCCCGTTCCCTCCGGACCGATCGGCGGCTCGCTGCTCGGCTCCCTGCTCGTGATGGCCGCGCTGTTCTTCCTTGGCCGGATGCAAGCCCGCCCGGCCGCCGCCGCGACCGGCGCCGCGCTCGGCCGCGCCCGCTGTTCACACGCGTTGAGCGCCGCGGCGGCCGCGCGCAACCAGATCCAGCGCGTGCAGGACATTGAACTCGCCTTCGCGCGGACCGAGGAGCAGTTGAACAGCGAGTGGAATCAACTCATGGAGGAACTCGAACACCGCCGCGCCGACGCGCAATCCACCGCCGAGCGAAAGATGGCGCACGCGCTCGAGCGCTGCTCCCTGCTCGCGCGCCGGCGCGAGCACGAGACCGCGGCCTTTCACAGCGGCGAACTCGAACGCTTCCAGACCGCCGGGTCGCAGCAGCGCGCGGAACTCGCCGCCGCTTCCGAGGCGCGACTCGCGCAGTTCGCACGCGAATTTTCAGAGCAGGCGGCGATGATTCAGCTCGAACTCGACGCGGGCGCCATGCCTGTCTACGCAGCCATCCAGGCGGCCGGCGGCTTCACGCAAGCCGAAGCCCCGTGGCGATCAGAGCCGGGCGCCGGATGGTCCCCGCCGAGAGTGTTCTCGCATGTCGCGCCATTCGGGCGGCTCGATGTGGATGTCGCGGTGCTCGCGGGCGTGCCGTTGCAACCCGGCCGGCTCGCACTGCCCGGCGCGGCGCGGCTTTCGTTGCCCGCGTTGCTCGCGTTCCCTGCCAACGGGTCAATCCTGTTCGAGACCATGCAGGGCGGGCGCTTCGAGTCCATCGCCGCGCTCAACAACATCGTGCTGCACCTGCTCGCGGGCGCGCCGCCGGGACGCGTGAGCTTCAGCTTCGTGGACCCGGTCGGGCTCGGCCAGAATTTCGCGGGCGTCACGCACCTGTCGGATTTCGGCGAAACGCTGGTCACCGGGCGCATCTGCACGCAACCGGCGCAAATCGAGAAGCGCCTCGCGGAGCTCAACGAGCACATGGAGAAGGTCATCCAGATGTATCTCCGCAACGAATACGCGACCATCGCCGACTACAACGAAAAGGCCGGCACCATCGCGGAGAAGTATCACTTCCTCGTCATCGCGGATTTTCCGGTGAACTTCAGCGAAGCAGCGATCAAGCGGTTGCTCAGCGTCGCCGCCAACGGTCCGCGCTGCGGCGTCTTCGTCCTCATGCACTGGGACCGCCGGCAGCCGCTTGTGGATGTGACCGCCGAGGACTTGCGCGACCTGAACGTGTGCGTCACCGCAAAGGGCGGCGAAATGGTGCTGGCCGGTCGCACCTCGGACGGCGTGAAGCTCGTGCTCGAACCCGCGCCCGACGCCGCGCGCGTGACGCAGTTCATCCAGCGGGTCGGCGAGCTCAGCCTGAGCGCGAGCCGCGTCGAGGTGCCGTTCGATCATATCGCACCCGCGGCGGACGCCACGTGGTCGCTCGACACCGGGGACGAATTGCGCGTGCCGATCGGCCGCACGGGCGCGACGAAGTTCCAGTATCTCGAACTCGGCCAGGGGACGCGCCAACACGCGCTTGTCGCGGGCAAGACGGGCTCCGGCAAGTCCACGCTCTTCCACGTCATCATCACAAACCTCGCCTTGTGGTGCAGCCCGGAGCAGGTGGAGTTCTATCTCGTGGACTTCAAGAAGGGCGTCGAGTTCCAGTGTTACGCGGCAAACCGGCTGCCGCACGCGCGCGTGGTGGCCATCGAAAGCGACCGCGAATTTGGATTGAGCGTGCTGCAGCGGCTTGACGAGGAACTGCGCCGCCGCGGCGAACTCTTCCGGCGCGCGGGCGCACAGGACGTGCGGGGTTACCGCCGTTCCGCAGGCGCGGGGACGATGCCGCGCTCGCTGCTGCTCATCGACGAGTTCCAGGAATTCTTCACCGAGGACGACCGCATCGCGCAGAGCGCGGCCTTGCTGCTCGACCGCATCGTCCGGCAGGGACGAGCGTTCGGAATCCATGTCGTGCTCGGGTCGCAGACGCTTGGAGGCGCCTACACGCTCGCGCGCGCCACGCTCGGCCAGATGGTGGTGCGCGTCGCGCTGCAATGCAACGAGGCCGACGCGTATCTCATCATGGACGAAAACAACCCCGCGCCGCGCCTGCTCACGCGGCCGGGCGAGGGCATCTACAACGACATGGCCGGAGCCATCGAAGGGAACAGCCCGTTTCAGGCCGTGTGGCTCGACGATGAAGTCCGCGACGCGAGACTCAAGCGCGTGCGCGAACTTGCGCGGCAACGTCCCGGCGGCGCGGCCTCGCCGGTCGTCTTCGAGGGCAACGCGCCCGCGGACGTCCGTGACAACGAGTTGCTGGCCGCCGCGATCGCCACGCGCCCGCCGGCCGCGCCCGCGGCCGCGCGCGTCTGGCTCGGCGCGCCGAATTCCATCAAGGGCCCGACTGAGGTGACCTTCGCGCGGCAGAGCGGCTGCAACCTGCTTGTGGTCGGCCAGCGCGATGAGGCCGCGCAAGCCATCGTGACCGTCGCGCTCCTCGCGCTTGCGGCGCAGTTCCCGCGTGACGCCGCGCGGTTCGTCATCCTCGACGCGTCAGCGCCGGGCTCGCCGGAACGCGCGCAATTGGAGGATGTCTGCCGCGCACTGACGCACGAGATCGTGGTCGCGCGCGGGCCTGAAACGGAGACCGCACTCGCGGCGCTGGCGGAAGAACTCAAGTCACGCTCCGAGTCGGGCGACGCGGGCCGGCCCGACGTGTTCCTGTTTATCCACGGCATCCAGCGCTTCAAGAAACTGCGCTTCGAGGAGGACTTCGGTTTCGGCGGCGAGGGCGCCGCGAATCCCGGCCAGCAGCTCTTCGCGCTCATCTGCGAAGGGCCGGCGACGGGCATCCACGTCATCGGCGTGTGCGACACGTGCAACAACGTGAATCGCTTCCTGAGCCGCAAGGCGCTGAGCGAGTTCGAACTGAGGGTGCTGTTTCAAATGAGCGCGAACGACTCCGCGGCCTTGTGCGACAGCCAGCGGGCCGCGAGCCTCGGCTTGCACCGCGCCGTCTTCTTCAGCGAACAGGAAGGCTATCTCGAGGTGTTCCGCCCGTATGCCGCGCCCGACGCAACATGGATCGCCGAAGCAGCCCGACAACTCGGGTCCGAATGAAGGGCGAGACCCAGGGCGCATCCGGGACGATTGCCAGAGGCCGAACAAGGGTGGTGGTAGGAGAAGGATTCGAACCTTCGTAGGGCGTTAGCCCGGCAGATTTACAGTCTGCTCCGATTGACCGCTCCGGCATCCTACCCGCGTGAAGCGCCCGCTGAGGGAGGGCGATATATCCAGAGCAATGGGGTTCGCTCAAGGAGAATGTGCCGCGCGGCGGCGGCTACTTGTTGAACGACTTCGTGAAATCCTCCGCCGTGCTC
This genomic window from Verrucomicrobiota bacterium contains:
- a CDS encoding PIG-L family deacetylase; amino-acid sequence: MNPYATLVSEYARLAREARAWPVGGFPPCPRPEIRADAPRALIFSPHPDDEVIIGGLALRLLREAGWKVLNVAVTLGSSRERQAERLAELKRCCECIGFGLLQTLPSGLERVNVSSRTSEPAHWAQCVEIIADLLIEHRPRVILFPHEHDWNSTHIGTHHLVMDALRTLGPEFSTSLVETEFWGQMAAPNLLVEISPRDLGDLITALTFHVGEVRRNPYHLSVPAWMMDNVRRGAEVVGGQGGAAPEFPFATLYRLRRWQGASVHDVLDHGRALAAVENAATLFGG
- a CDS encoding ATP-binding protein; the protein is MSNAVGVNEALERLGQLRQAVRDAAARRDTLEREHQARVHREQYDTAAVLRDLDAAHAARVAEIESTARLQSAAIETRACARQTRIHRARTQALNQALAVIAADEGARKFRIQQRLLQASRTHDAVLPGVKLDNEEFNKSLASAGVELDQLAARAEASFRPFGRVFAGTDAESPTPPTAPDDERLLLDQTHEERSEAASDLESFRAKPLPALFRLLPVPVLATLIVVGHGAFAAYLHFKLARPVPSGPIGGSLLGSLLVMAALFFLGRMQARPAAAATGAALGRARCSHALSAAAAARNQIQRVQDIELAFARTEEQLNSEWNQLMEELEHRRADAQSTAERKMAHALERCSLLARRREHETAAFHSGELERFQTAGSQQRAELAAASEARLAQFAREFSEQAAMIQLELDAGAMPVYAAIQAAGGFTQAEAPWRSEPGAGWSPPRVFSHVAPFGRLDVDVAVLAGVPLQPGRLALPGAARLSLPALLAFPANGSILFETMQGGRFESIAALNNIVLHLLAGAPPGRVSFSFVDPVGLGQNFAGVTHLSDFGETLVTGRICTQPAQIEKRLAELNEHMEKVIQMYLRNEYATIADYNEKAGTIAEKYHFLVIADFPVNFSEAAIKRLLSVAANGPRCGVFVLMHWDRRQPLVDVTAEDLRDLNVCVTAKGGEMVLAGRTSDGVKLVLEPAPDAARVTQFIQRVGELSLSASRVEVPFDHIAPAADATWSLDTGDELRVPIGRTGATKFQYLELGQGTRQHALVAGKTGSGKSTLFHVIITNLALWCSPEQVEFYLVDFKKGVEFQCYAANRLPHARVVAIESDREFGLSVLQRLDEELRRRGELFRRAGAQDVRGYRRSAGAGTMPRSLLLIDEFQEFFTEDDRIAQSAALLLDRIVRQGRAFGIHVVLGSQTLGGAYTLARATLGQMVVRVALQCNEADAYLIMDENNPAPRLLTRPGEGIYNDMAGAIEGNSPFQAVWLDDEVRDARLKRVRELARQRPGGAASPVVFEGNAPADVRDNELLAAAIATRPPAAPAAARVWLGAPNSIKGPTEVTFARQSGCNLLVVGQRDEAAQAIVTVALLALAAQFPRDAARFVILDASAPGSPERAQLEDVCRALTHEIVVARGPETETALAALAEELKSRSESGDAGRPDVFLFIHGIQRFKKLRFEEDFGFGGEGAANPGQQLFALICEGPATGIHVIGVCDTCNNVNRFLSRKALSEFELRVLFQMSANDSAALCDSQRAASLGLHRAVFFSEQEGYLEVFRPYAAPDATWIAEAARQLGSE
- a CDS encoding WXG100 family type VII secretion target; its protein translation is MPQAVMDPEAVRRFAEELKRFNIDLQNRMASLHARFASLGDTWGDQEHEKFSQEFEQTIRALKKFVEVSGQHTPYLLRKAQRIEDYLAQR